A portion of the Pseudarthrobacter defluvii genome contains these proteins:
- the mraZ gene encoding division/cell wall cluster transcriptional repressor MraZ, whose product MFLGTHSPRLDEKGRIILPAKFREELASGLVLTRGQERCIYVFSEKEFARVHEQMREAPISSKQARDYIRVFLSGASDEVPDKQGRVTIPPALREYAGLGRELAVIGAGTRAEIWDAQAWNEYLAEKETAFSETDDPIPGIL is encoded by the coding sequence GGGGCGGATCATTCTCCCCGCTAAGTTCCGCGAGGAGCTTGCCAGCGGCCTGGTGCTCACAAGGGGCCAGGAACGTTGCATCTACGTCTTCAGTGAGAAGGAATTTGCACGGGTTCACGAGCAAATGCGGGAGGCGCCAATTTCCTCCAAGCAGGCACGTGACTACATCCGCGTATTTCTCTCTGGAGCCTCTGACGAGGTACCTGACAAGCAGGGGCGCGTGACCATTCCACCGGCGCTCCGGGAGTATGCAGGACTCGGAAGGGAACTTGCCGTCATCGGCGCCGGTACCCGCGCCGAGATCTGGGACGCCCAGGCTTGGAATGAGTACCTCGCGGAGAAGGAGACGGCCTTTTCCGAAACTGACGATCCCATTCCAGGCATTCTCTGA